One Setaria italica strain Yugu1 chromosome I, Setaria_italica_v2.0, whole genome shotgun sequence DNA window includes the following coding sequences:
- the LOC101754780 gene encoding uncharacterized protein LOC101754780, translating into MAIRSSCHGPPSVAVPGFGTRKATLRFSTTVRSSHEHLSNSARSIKTVFEDQVRGVVCYRDDRGEVICEGYDEGPRLGMRLPEKACFPWPMGIRVTDFIELSTLRVLEDEDALK; encoded by the exons atggcgatcagGAGCTCTTGCCATGGCCCTCCTTCCGTCGCCGTTCCAGGTTTCGGCACAAGGAAGGCGACGCTAAGGTTCAGCACCACCGTGCGCAGCAGCCATGAGCACCTCTCCAACTCTGCAAGATCCATCAAGACG GTGTTTGAGGACCAGGTGAGAGGGGTGGTGTGCTACAGAGACGACAGGGGAGAGGTGATCTGCGAGGGGTACGACGAAGGGCCCAGGCTCGGGATGCGGCTGCCGGAGAAGGCCTGCTTTCCATG GCCAATGGGGATCCGGGTCACTGATTTCATCGAGCTGTCGACGCTTCGAGTCTTGGAAGACGAGGATGCTCTGAAATGA